The sequence below is a genomic window from Selenomonas ruminantium subsp. lactilytica TAM6421.
CTCACCCATGTTTCCGGCCTGATCAGCCGCCGGGCCTTCAATATCGAAAGCATTTCCGCCGGTTATACCGAGGAACCGGAAGTCACCCGCATCAATATCGTGGTGTCCGTAGAGTCCAAGAATGAGCTGGATCAGGTGGTAACCCAGCTGGGCAAGCTCATTGACGTCATCAAGATCGTGAACCTGTCGGAAGTGGATTCCATCGAACGGGAGCTGGTGATGATCAAGGTGCGGGCCGACAAGAGCAACCGTGCGGAACTTATCGATATCGTCAATATCTTCCGGGCCAATATCGTCGATGTGAGCCAGGAAAATGTGGTCATTGAGCTGACCGGTCAGCAGAGCAAGATCGACGGCATCATTGAGGTGCTCTCGGAGTATGAGATCATCGAGATTGCCCGTACAGGCTCCATTGCCCTGTCCCGTGGCCCTGTTCCGGTGAAACAGATGTAAAATTTAAAGTTTACAAGTTGACACGTACTTTGCAAAGTGTTATTATGATGGTCAAACAAAAGTCCATCATAATAACACTTTTATTATTTTCGCGGACTTTTGCTATCGGCATTATTTTGA
It includes:
- the ilvN gene encoding acetolactate synthase small subunit translates to MKKYLLAVLVDNKPGVLTHVSGLISRRAFNIESISAGYTEEPEVTRINIVVSVESKNELDQVVTQLGKLIDVIKIVNLSEVDSIERELVMIKVRADKSNRAELIDIVNIFRANIVDVSQENVVIELTGQQSKIDGIIEVLSEYEIIEIARTGSIALSRGPVPVKQM